GAAGCCAAACGTGCAGCCACTTCCTTCTGAAACATTCCTGAACATTCAACTATTTGATCTTTATTTTCCAATACCTTAAACATAATCTGCGTTGATATGTTATAAGGATAATTCCCAATCAAACCAATTTTTGCCTCCGTGATATCAGATAATTTCATTTCTAAAAAATCACCTTCAACGATCCGATCACCTAACTCCGAAAAGTATTTTTTTAAATACACGATAGACTCCGAATCAATATCTACGACAGATAATTTCTCTTTGTAAATTGGAATCAGTTCTTTAGTCAAGACTCCTTTTCCCGGACCAATTTCAATCACCTCATCAAAACCATTACCTTTCAGCGTATGCGCAATGTTATAAGCAATCTGATCATTGGTCAGGAAATGTTGTCCCAAATGCTTTTTTGCCTTAACGTCCATTTACTGAATCTCTAACAAAGTTCTGAATGCGACAAAATGATCTTTATAACGTTCCGTATGCTCTATTTGCAATTTCTCAGCATGTTCATCCTGATACTTTTGAAGAGTTTCCAGATCTTCGCAATAATACTGGATCGAATAATTGGTTCCTTCTTCATCCTCCACAAGGACTTTAGAAAATACATTCTTATCAAACAATCCCGTAGCCATCACATCAGGAATATGCACAGTTTTCATCCAATTCACCCAATCATCGTGCTTTTCATGGGATATCTTCACAGTTACATTGTATATAATCATTGAACCCTATTTGTTGCAAAAATGTACAATATCTAATAAACAACTTGTTAGAAGACGCAACAATTATCGATAAAACGTATATGAATATTTCGTAATTTGAATCTGATGACTCTTAATCTCCTTACGCAACACTACCGAAACCAACCCTTCCTCGTATAGGTATTCAAAACGATGTACCAACGCCCCATCATGATACTCCTTCATGACTTGCAACATTCCCGATTCATCATACTCCAATTCAAATTTCACTTCTCTACGGGTATTCAGCTTACTATTTTTAGCATATGAAATTAACTTACCCGATTCATAGTGGTAATACACTGACTCTTTGCTTGCACCTCTAATATATCTGGTAGTTTCATTAACGATTATACCATCTTCCAAATTTACAATGGTGTATTTGAAAGTCAAACCTTCGTTGTTGAGCCAAAACTTCTTGTATTGTGTATCCGAATAGTATTCATAAGAAAACCTCTCAGGATCAAACTTTTCTTGCTGACTTTCATCAATGCGTTCAATTTCAATCACATTCCCATGAGAATCGTATACATACGACTTCAAAATATTTCGTTTTGACGTACGAATATGTTCAGAAACTAATTTCCCATCCTTAGATAAATAATAGTTTACTCTTTTCTCATTACCAGACCTATTGATACTAATCCACTGCTCCACATCTCCGTTCCCGCTAAAACTGTAACGCATACTCTCCGCAGAAAAACTAATCTTCTGCATCGGGTACTTATACATCACCTCCGTTTTAATGGTTTTAATCCTCTTTTGTCGTATAAAATCAGAATTAAAAAAGGGATATGTTTTTGCTTGTGCAGGTAAAGACCTGGCATACTGCTGGGCATTAAGATTAAAATCTACTCCCCAACTCATTAAGACAACCAGAAAAAAAACAACCCACTCCCGTTGTTTCACTGTATTTATTCTCATCTACTATTTCCTACTTTATTTGCTTTAAAGCTGCTCCTAAATCGGATGTTGGTAATTGACACGCTTTGTTTACACATACATAATACAACGTTTCCTCATCTACGTATTTCCCATCTAGTAACGCCAATTTACTGGGTTTTGTACTTCCTAAAACAATTTTATTTGGAATATAATATTGTTCTATTTGCGCTCGCTTGGTTTGTGCAATTTCTCCTACCACTGCAATTTCATATAACGGATAAATTTCCTTCAACATTAAGATTCCCCAATTGGAATACCCCGAACCATATTCAGTCATTTGAAGTTTCACATTATTCAGCATCACTTTACTTCTATCCAGATAATCCTGATTATCCAATATCGTTCCTAAAAGAAACAAAGCATTTGCCATACTTGAATTTGAAGCCGGGATGACATTATCATTCAACTCCATTTTTCTTGCGACCAGGCTAGGATCTAGGTCAGACGTAAAATAAAACATCCCACTTTCTTCATCATAGAAATGAGCAACAGTATATTGCATCAATTCATTTGCCTCATCTAACCAACTTTCATCAAAAGTGGCTTCATACATTCTGATCAACGCTTCTATAGAAAAACTATAATCCTCTAAGTACCCATTAATATTTGATGTCCCATTTTTATAATTATGATGTAATCCTCCATCCTTTTTACGTTGAGTCTTTACAATGAATAGAGCCGTTTGCTTTGCAATTTCTAAATAACGTTCATCGTTAAAAGCAATATAAGCATCAGCCAAACCTTTCAACATTAGGGCATTCCAGGAGGTCAAACTTTTATCATCTAAACCAGGTGTGATTCGTTGTTCTCTTACCTCTAACAGTTTCTTATTAATGCGATTTATTCTGATGTCAAATTCCTCTTTAGAAATGTCAAATTCATCCAAAATCTCCGCATCTGCTCTATTTCTCAACAGGATGTTATTCCCATGCTCCCAATCCGCCTTTTGACCAATGTTATAATACGCAATTGCTAAACTGGAATCATCACCCAGAGTTTGTTTCAATTCGTCTTCTTTCCACACATAATATTTCCCTTCTTCACCCTCACTGTCCGCATCTAAAGCAGAATAAAAAATCCCATCTCCCTTGTATAATTCTCTTAAACAAAAATCTATACTTTGATCCACCACATCTTTGTATAAATCTTTTCGATACCTGGTATACGCCTCAGAATACAAAGAGATCAATTGCGCATTATCATAAAGCATCTTTTCAAAATGTGGCACTTTCCATAGTTTATCTGTAGAGTAACGGGCAAATCCACCTCCAATCTGATCGTAAATTCCCCCAAATGCCATTTTATCCAATGTAAGTTTCACTTGCTCATCCACATATTCGTGATGACCTAATGCGGCATACCTCATCAAAAAAGCATAATTATTTGGCAATGGAAATTTAGGTGCACGATTCCCACCTCCCTCCAACTTATCAAAGCTATTTTTCCATCGAACTACCATCTCATCCAAAGTCTCTATTTGGAATTCTTTAGGTTCATTATTCTTGATAATCACATCGCTTTGAATCACTCCTTCTGTCAAACGGTTCGCATATTCTTCTACTTTTTCAGGTCTTTCTCTGTACTCAATAGCAAGCTTTTCCAAAATATCCATCCAACGAGTCTTTGGGAAATACGTTCCCCCATAAAACGGACGTCCATCAGGTAGGGCAAAACAATTTAATGGCCACCCCCCACTACCGGTCATAAGTTGCACCGCAGTCATGTAAATTTGATCAATATCCGGACGCTCTTCACGATCTACTTTTATGCATACAAAATGTGTATTCATGAGTTCCGCAACTTCCTTATCTTCAAAGCTCTCATGCTCCATCACATGACACCAATGACAAGCAGAATACCCAACACTTACCAATATTATTTTGTTTTCATCTTTCGCTTTTTGTAAAGCTTCTTCACCCCATGGATACCAGTTTACGGGATTATGTGCATGTTGTAATAAATATGGACTTGTTTGATCTATCAAATGGTTCGTATATTTATGCTGTTCCATCTTTGGTTTATTTTGAGTCTGACTGATACATGATTCAAACAACATGGACGACATGAATAATATGCTAACTAAATAAACGTTGATATTTTTGATCTTGAATCTCTTCATTTGAATCATTAAAATGAAAGGTCGAAATTACGACAACCAAGATTCAAACCTATGGTTTTTATGTCTCAAATTACGATATCTAAAGACAAATCATCTGCTTTTCGTTCTCCACAACAGAAAAAAGATATTCCATCATGGGTGGCTCCTTCGATTGCCGGATTTTGGTTTGTTGGTTTATTTCTCATTTGGAACGCCTATTTTCAAACAGAAATCACATGGGTAGAAACATCCAAATGGTATCTCTTTTTCGCCTTAACCGGCACTTTAATTCCATACAAGTTTATCATCAAATACGTTTGGTTAGAATACACCTATTGGATTACAGCACATATTGTAGGGATCGGCCCGATATTAACCGGTTTCTTTCTTTTGCTTAATCTAACATTTACCGGACAACCATCCAGCGAGACTTATCAAATCACAGAGGTTCATGTCCCGGAATCTCAAGAATACACCATTATCACGGTTGAACTTGAAGATAATGCGCTTGAACATCACCCTAAATTCAGGACCTTTGACTACTACCAAATCCGGTATCATAAATCTATTACATATGTTTTCACCGAAGGTATTTGGGGCTATCGGGTTGTGGAAAAAACCGAAATGAATTAAATCGTATTTATCCTTTTGCGTGTCCGTTAAAATTTGTCAAAACCCTACTTTTGTATACTATTGATTTTCACAAATCGTTTTTCATCGAAAAAAAATTCAATGACAAAAGCAATAAAAGGTTTTTCGAAACTTACCAAAGAAGCTAAAATTGATTGGGTACTTGATCAATATTTTTCTGATAAAGAATCTGCAAAAGAAGTTCTAAAACAATATTGGAATGCGGACTCTAAACTTCAACAAGTTCATGATGAATTTATTGAAAATACACTTACCAATTACTATCTGCCATTTGGCGTAGCACCAAACTTCCTAATCAACGGGGAAACGTACGTTATCCCTATGGCCATTGAAGAAAGTTCGGTTGTTGCTGCGGCTGCAAAAGCTGCAAGTTTTTGGATGAAACGTGGCGGTTTTAAAGCTGAAGTCATTTCAACTAAGAAAATTGGACATGTACACTTCGTGTATTATGGTGACTATGACAAACTTTTAAAGTTTTTCAATTCTATAAAAGATAAGTTTTATCAAGATACAGAAGGTATTACGGCCAATATGAGAAAACGTGGTGGTGGCATTACTGACATCATGTTGATCAACAAAAACTATGAAGAGCCAAATTACTATCAAATCAAAGCAAACTTTGAAACCATTGACTCCATGGGAGCCAATTTCATCAATACTTGTTTGGAACAATTTGCACAGACTTTAAAATCTGAAATCGAAGCTTCTGACCTTTTCACGGAAGAAGAAAAAAAGATTCAGATTATCATGTGTATTTTATCTAATTATACACCTGAATGTTTGGTAAGAGCAGAAGTAAGTTGTCCGGTGGAAGAACTTGCAACTGAAGGTATGTCTGGAGAAGAGTTTGCTTTAAAATTTGAACGAGCTATTCATGTGGCACGAATTGAACCATACAGAGCGACTACACATAATAAAGGAATCATGAATGGTATTGACGCTGTTGTTATCGCTACAGGTAATGATTTCAGAGCTATTGAAGCTGCTGCGCATACTTATGCCTCCAGATCAGGTCAATATCGTTCTTTAACCGATTGTGAAGTCAAAGATGGAATATTTAAATTTTGGTTGGATATCCCAATGGCTTTAGGAACCGTGGGGGGGTTAACTACATTACACCCAATGGTAAAATTTGCTTATCAACTTCTTGGTAACCCAGGTGCAAAAGAATTGATGATGATCATTGCAGCATCCGGATTGGCGCAAAATTTTGGTGCGCTTAAAGCTTTAACAACCACAGGAATTCAAAAAGGGCATATGAAAATGCACCTATTGAATGTTTTAAATAATCTTGGGGCCACAGATGAAGAAAAAGATTTCTTTAAAATTTACTTTAAGGATAAAGTACCAAGACACAACGACATCGTGAACAAATTCAACGAGATTAGAGCTACCAAATCTGCTCAATAAAATGAATACGGAACAACAATATTACGCCCATGGTAAATTGCTTATCACGGGCGAATATTCCGTTTTAGATGGTGCCACTGCATTTGCTATTCCATGTCGGTCTGGGCAGTCACTAACAGTTACAAAAGATCATTCAATTGATGGAATAATCTGGACAAGCTGGGATGTAAATCAAAAAAGTTGGTTAAAAGTCTCTTTCGACAAACAATTAAATATTGGGAATTCGAATGACACCAGGCTTTCTGAAAAGCTACAATCCATTCTAAAATCAGCCACTCAAATTCAGCCTGATTTCCTCGAAAAACTTGAAAATTGCAAAGTGGATACCCATTTGGGATTTGATAGAAATTGGGGTTTAGGTTCCAGTTCCACATTAATTTCTCTCATTTCTCAATGGGCCCAGATCAATCCATATAAATTGTTAGATCAGACATTTGGTGGATCAGGTTACGATATCGCTTGTGCGACAACAAATAGTCCAATTCTATTTCAAATAGATGATCGTAAACATTTAACCACTTCAATTGACTTCAACCCATCATGGATCAAACATGCTCATTTTGTTTACCTGGGTCAAAAACAGGTGAGTAGTAAAGAGGTTAAAAAATATAGTCATCTGGATTTTGACAAGAATAAACTGGCATCTGAAATCTCGGATATCACACAACAACTTGTTATTTGTACTGATTTATTTCAGGCGCAGAAGTTATTGCAGTTACATGAGTCTAAATTATCTGTAGCTCTAGGTTATCCTTCGGTCAAATCATTGCATTTTTCACAGATCAATGGAACGTTTAAATCTCTTGGTGCCTGGGGAGGAGACTTTGTGCTGTTTCTGGGAGATTCTTCTGAAATTGAAAAAATCAAAGCACTAGGGTTCCCAATAATAATTCCCTGGAAAGAAATGATCTTCAACCCTATAGATTAGGAATATGCATTAGAACTTTCGTTCCCACATTTTCCTCACTTTCTATTTTAATTTCTCCATGGTGAATGTCTACGATTCTTTTAGCAATCACCAATCCCAAACCATTCCCGGGGATATTTAAGTTTACAATATTCTTAGCTCTAAAAAATGAAGTGAATAAATGCGACATTTCATCTTCCGGAATACCAATTCCTTCATCCGAAACGATTACAGAAAAACCATCTTCCTCAAACGATAATTCACATTCCACATCCTTATCTTCGGAATATAGCAATGCATTTTTAAGCACATTACAGATCAGATTATCAAATAGGCTTGGATCAAATACCAAAACACGTGGAGTACCTGAAATTTTCAAGTTCACCTTTCTATCTGGGAAAGCTTTTACAATCTGCTCATTGATGATACTTTGCGTAAACTCCACTAGATTTTGATTTACCGGATTAAACGGCATCTCCATCGACTCAATCTTGCCTAATGTATCTATATTTTTCAGGAGATTATTAATTCTACTTACCTGAGTCGTAATCTTACCAAAATGCTTTTCAAATGGCTTGATAAAACGATCTCCCAAATCTTCCGCATACATTTCCAGCAGTTCCACACTTGATTTTATTGAAGACAATGGGGTTCTGAACTCATGAGATGTCATCGTAATGAATCTGGATTTTAACTCATTTAGCTCTTTCTCCTTTTGGAGCGCCATTTTCATCTCCTCTTCCACTTTTCTTCTTGCAGAAATATCACGTGTAGCTGCGATAAACGTTCGCTTACCGGAGGCTGAAATCAACGGTTGTAATACTGACTCTATCCAGATATAACCTCCTTCTGCCATTCGCACACGAAACTGTTCTACCACACGTTTAGCTCCATTCAATAACTGGTCAAACAGATTCGCTTTAATTCTTTTATGATCTTCCGGGTGAATATCTAAAATCGCATTCCTACCAATGAATTCATCCGGGTTCTTTCCGACCATCCCACGAACCGCATTTGAAATAAACAGATAATTTCCATTCTCATCTATTTCAGCAATCAAATCGGAAATATTCTCAGAGATTCGAGCCAGTTTATTTTCACTTGCTTTATTCTCAATCTCAACGCGCTTGCGTTCTTCAATGTTAATCAAGGTTCCTTTGACTCCTTGAAGCTCATGACTTTCATTAAAAATCACAGAAGCATGAACTTCCATCCAAACGGACTTTCCATTTGCTGCAATAAATTTCAACTCTTCGGTTTTGTGGATCACATCTTCACCTTCATACTTGAGTTGAAATATTTGACTTCCAGTAGCTCTATCATCCGGATGAATATATTTTGAGGCTTCAGTCCCAACAGTCTTATCTACTTTAAGCAACAAATGACGCTCCCAGGCATCATTTAGAAAGGTTATTACCCCTTTGTTGTCAATTTCAAAAATAATCTCATGAATCGAGCTAATGAGTCTTTTATAGTTGGCTTCACTTTGTGCTAACTTCCTTTTATATTCAATTCGCGATGTGATATCCGTATTGGTTGCGACAAACTGGAGTGGGATACCATTCTCGGAAAAATTAACATTTGCACGCGTCAACACCCACAAATACTTACCTTCTTTGTTCCTAATCCGGTACTCACATTCATAAGTCCCCACACCAATTTTCATATATGGGTCTAGCACTTGAAGAACTATTTCTTTATCGCTCGGATGCAACAGACTTTCAAAAGTTTCGAACGAATCTTCAATTTCATCTTCATCAAAACCCAGCATTCTTTTCCATTGACGCGAAAAATGCATTTGATTTTGTGTCAAATCAATGTGCCAATAGCCATCGTTAGAACTTTCAATGGCTTTTTGAAGTACATCTTCTTTGGTAAAAAGCTCTCGTTCTAAAGTTGCTGTATGAAAATATTGAGAAAATATGACTGATAGAGAATTCAATTCTTTTTTATCCTCCTTTGTCCATAATCGCTCTGTATCATTTTCCAATAAGGCTAAATAACCAATTGTTTTTTGCTGCGCTCGAAGTGGAAATATTAAAAAGGAAATGACTCTGTTCTTTTCAAAGTCAGCTCTTAACGAAACATTGGTTAACTCATTCGTCAATCCCCAAAAAACATTTTTTTCAGGATCCTCTATTTTTTTAATCGCTGCGATTAGATCATCCTCTAACGGAATCTCTTCTGTTTCGCTCCCATACACACATTTTTGCGATTTAAAATGAGTCTGCATTTTGGGCGGAACATGAGCCACAAATACCATTTGATAAGGATAATAAGTATCCGACAACCACTTTAAAAAGATATTTACTTTATTCTCAAATAAATTTTCACCGATGAATAATTGAAGCGACTTATCAAGCAGTGAGGATTTGTTATTAGATATCAATTGAGCACTATTTGCAGAGAAATCATACATAATCTATTGCCAAAAATAACGCCAATATGTTACATTTGTGACAATATCGAATCAAAACGTTTAAATCCATGTCCAATATACTTGTAATTGAAGACGATGCCACAGTAAGAGAAAACCTTGAAGAACTCTTAAAATTTAAAGGCTATACAGTATTTAGTTCTTCCGATGGGAAGGAAGGTTTAGATATGGCGTTTAAGAAGGAACCGGATTTAATTATCTCGGATATTATGATGCCGGAGATGGATGGATATGAATTATTAAAAAACGTTAGAGAAACTCCAGCATTAACCAATACCCCGGTGATACTGCTTACAGCCAAAACCATGACAGAATCCAAAATCATGGGATTAGAATATGGCGCAGATGATTATATCACCAAACCATTTAATGCAAAAGAGCTTATTGCCAGGATTGCGAATTTGATTGAGATTAGAAGAAAGTTAAAAGCAAAAGCGTATTTAGAAACCAATAAAACTGAAGTGGAATCTACTGAAGACATCTTCATGCGTGAACTTATTGTGCTATTTGCTGACAATTTAGATAAATCACAATTTGCGATCGAAGATGTTGTGGTTGAAATGGGGTTAAGCAAATCTACTGTTCAAAGAAGAGTAAAAGCCATTACGAACAAAACTTTCAATCAATTCCTAAGAGAATTTAGACTAGAGCAAGCAAAACAAATTATTGAACAACGCGGTGGAAACATTTCGGAAGTGGCTTACGCTACTGGGTTCAATAGCGTAAGTTACTTCTCATTTTCTTTTAAGAACTACTTTGGATTCCCTCCAACTGAAATCGTTCCTAAGGATGCCGGTTTTATTTAAAAACTAAGGCTCTCCATTCGTCTTCTTAAAACCGTATTACTTACGGTTAATTTGTACTTGGTACTCAAGTACTCTCTGATTTCTTCGAGACTGGTGTATCCTTTCTCCTTGAATTCCAATAAGGTTTTCTCAAGAAGTCCCAATCTCCCTTTTCTTAAACTTTCCATAAATCCCCAAATTTTATGTTACACCTAAACTAACGATCTAAATATAGTAATTGTTTTACAACAATCTAAACTTTAACATAATTTAAACATTGATAATCATGCACTTCCCTCATCTAGCAAGACTTTAGAAGCGCCAATTTATTATCAACAAATCATTAACATAATTTTCAACCATATCCCGACATTCAATTTAGAGCTCGCACTAAAAATCACTATTTTCGCTTAAATGACGCGGTTTATCATGTTCTTATGTCTGCAATTCCTTTTTGGTATTACCATTCAAGGACAACACAACCATGCTCAAGACTTTGAAGAAATCGTTAAATACGAAAAATCTGGATTTCAAAACAAAAGGGCCTTCACCGAGTCCCAAAACACCCAGAATTATGACGTTTCTTATTATCAACTGCAACTTAATGTAAGTCCAGATTCTCATTTTATTCAAGGTAGTGTTACCATTCACTTTACACCAAAGAATAATATTTCGCAAATCGTTTTTGATTTGAATTCTGTATTACAAGTTGATTCTATATCTAGAAATAATCTAACGCTATCATTTGAACATCTCAACAATCAGATCTTTGTTCAACATGCTTTTCAGCATTC
This genomic interval from bacterium SCSIO 12643 contains the following:
- a CDS encoding GHMP kinase, which codes for MNTEQQYYAHGKLLITGEYSVLDGATAFAIPCRSGQSLTVTKDHSIDGIIWTSWDVNQKSWLKVSFDKQLNIGNSNDTRLSEKLQSILKSATQIQPDFLEKLENCKVDTHLGFDRNWGLGSSSTLISLISQWAQINPYKLLDQTFGGSGYDIACATTNSPILFQIDDRKHLTTSIDFNPSWIKHAHFVYLGQKQVSSKEVKKYSHLDFDKNKLASEISDITQQLVICTDLFQAQKLLQLHESKLSVALGYPSVKSLHFSQINGTFKSLGAWGGDFVLFLGDSSEIEKIKALGFPIIIPWKEMIFNPID
- a CDS encoding thioredoxin domain-containing protein: MEQHKYTNHLIDQTSPYLLQHAHNPVNWYPWGEEALQKAKDENKIILVSVGYSACHWCHVMEHESFEDKEVAELMNTHFVCIKVDREERPDIDQIYMTAVQLMTGSGGWPLNCFALPDGRPFYGGTYFPKTRWMDILEKLAIEYRERPEKVEEYANRLTEGVIQSDVIIKNNEPKEFQIETLDEMVVRWKNSFDKLEGGGNRAPKFPLPNNYAFLMRYAALGHHEYVDEQVKLTLDKMAFGGIYDQIGGGFARYSTDKLWKVPHFEKMLYDNAQLISLYSEAYTRYRKDLYKDVVDQSIDFCLRELYKGDGIFYSALDADSEGEEGKYYVWKEDELKQTLGDDSSLAIAYYNIGQKADWEHGNNILLRNRADAEILDEFDISKEEFDIRINRINKKLLEVREQRITPGLDDKSLTSWNALMLKGLADAYIAFNDERYLEIAKQTALFIVKTQRKKDGGLHHNYKNGTSNINGYLEDYSFSIEALIRMYEATFDESWLDEANELMQYTVAHFYDEESGMFYFTSDLDPSLVARKMELNDNVIPASNSSMANALFLLGTILDNQDYLDRSKVMLNNVKLQMTEYGSGYSNWGILMLKEIYPLYEIAVVGEIAQTKRAQIEQYYIPNKIVLGSTKPSKLALLDGKYVDEETLYYVCVNKACQLPTSDLGAALKQIK
- the rsmA gene encoding 16S rRNA (adenine(1518)-N(6)/adenine(1519)-N(6))-dimethyltransferase RsmA, which produces MDVKAKKHLGQHFLTNDQIAYNIAHTLKGNGFDEVIEIGPGKGVLTKELIPIYKEKLSVVDIDSESIVYLKKYFSELGDRIVEGDFLEMKLSDITEAKIGLIGNYPYNISTQIMFKVLENKDQIVECSGMFQKEVAARLASPPGNKQYGLTSVLLQTWYDIEYLFSVGPEHFDPPPKVQSGVISMVRNERKELDFPEKFYKRVVKTAFGQRRKTLRNSLKSVLNECNVALPEKFEKLRPEQLSVDEFLEITGLLFEAKNK
- a CDS encoding DUF4286 family protein translates to MIIYNVTVKISHEKHDDWVNWMKTVHIPDVMATGLFDKNVFSKVLVEDEEGTNYSIQYYCEDLETLQKYQDEHAEKLQIEHTERYKDHFVAFRTLLEIQ
- a CDS encoding PAS domain S-box protein, whose protein sequence is MISNNKSSLLDKSLQLFIGENLFENKVNIFLKWLSDTYYPYQMVFVAHVPPKMQTHFKSQKCVYGSETEEIPLEDDLIAAIKKIEDPEKNVFWGLTNELTNVSLRADFEKNRVISFLIFPLRAQQKTIGYLALLENDTERLWTKEDKKELNSLSVIFSQYFHTATLERELFTKEDVLQKAIESSNDGYWHIDLTQNQMHFSRQWKRMLGFDEDEIEDSFETFESLLHPSDKEIVLQVLDPYMKIGVGTYECEYRIRNKEGKYLWVLTRANVNFSENGIPLQFVATNTDITSRIEYKRKLAQSEANYKRLISSIHEIIFEIDNKGVITFLNDAWERHLLLKVDKTVGTEASKYIHPDDRATGSQIFQLKYEGEDVIHKTEELKFIAANGKSVWMEVHASVIFNESHELQGVKGTLINIEERKRVEIENKASENKLARISENISDLIAEIDENGNYLFISNAVRGMVGKNPDEFIGRNAILDIHPEDHKRIKANLFDQLLNGAKRVVEQFRVRMAEGGYIWIESVLQPLISASGKRTFIAATRDISARRKVEEEMKMALQKEKELNELKSRFITMTSHEFRTPLSSIKSSVELLEMYAEDLGDRFIKPFEKHFGKITTQVSRINNLLKNIDTLGKIESMEMPFNPVNQNLVEFTQSIINEQIVKAFPDRKVNLKISGTPRVLVFDPSLFDNLICNVLKNALLYSEDKDVECELSFEEDGFSVIVSDEGIGIPEDEMSHLFTSFFRAKNIVNLNIPGNGLGLVIAKRIVDIHHGEIKIESEENVGTKVLMHIPNL
- a CDS encoding hydroxymethylglutaryl-CoA reductase, degradative produces the protein MTKAIKGFSKLTKEAKIDWVLDQYFSDKESAKEVLKQYWNADSKLQQVHDEFIENTLTNYYLPFGVAPNFLINGETYVIPMAIEESSVVAAAAKAASFWMKRGGFKAEVISTKKIGHVHFVYYGDYDKLLKFFNSIKDKFYQDTEGITANMRKRGGGITDIMLINKNYEEPNYYQIKANFETIDSMGANFINTCLEQFAQTLKSEIEASDLFTEEEKKIQIIMCILSNYTPECLVRAEVSCPVEELATEGMSGEEFALKFERAIHVARIEPYRATTHNKGIMNGIDAVVIATGNDFRAIEAAAHTYASRSGQYRSLTDCEVKDGIFKFWLDIPMALGTVGGLTTLHPMVKFAYQLLGNPGAKELMMIIAASGLAQNFGALKALTTTGIQKGHMKMHLLNVLNNLGATDEEKDFFKIYFKDKVPRHNDIVNKFNEIRATKSAQ
- a CDS encoding response regulator, whose product is MSNILVIEDDATVRENLEELLKFKGYTVFSSSDGKEGLDMAFKKEPDLIISDIMMPEMDGYELLKNVRETPALTNTPVILLTAKTMTESKIMGLEYGADDYITKPFNAKELIARIANLIEIRRKLKAKAYLETNKTEVESTEDIFMRELIVLFADNLDKSQFAIEDVVVEMGLSKSTVQRRVKAITNKTFNQFLREFRLEQAKQIIEQRGGNISEVAYATGFNSVSYFSFSFKNYFGFPPTEIVPKDAGFI